One genomic segment of Synechocystis sp. LKSZ1 includes these proteins:
- the menH gene encoding 2-succinyl-6-hydroxy-2,4-cyclohexadiene-1-carboxylate synthase translates to MAIHFYAETCGNQKAPPLLLLHGFLGDHRDFAAVIAELKQDFYCMAVDLPGHGQTQVVGDLDQYSWQATAQGLIQWLPTLARPPWHLWGYSLGGRLALYLALTYPHYFARVILESTSPGLTTEAERQQRRQQDQAWIEQLQSRPFEQFLKNWYAQALFQSLRSHPEFPALFQQRLDNRPQALIQSLRYLGLGNQPSRWPDLAMLPMPVLLLAGEQDPKFCQLNRKMLDLIPQGQFHCFQQAGHNLHWEQPQAIVAVVRDFLNSH, encoded by the coding sequence GTGGCCATCCATTTCTACGCTGAAACCTGCGGCAACCAGAAGGCTCCTCCCCTACTGTTGCTCCATGGCTTTCTGGGGGATCACCGGGATTTTGCCGCTGTCATTGCTGAATTAAAGCAGGATTTCTACTGCATGGCAGTGGATTTACCCGGCCATGGCCAGACGCAAGTAGTGGGCGATCTAGATCAATATAGTTGGCAGGCCACAGCCCAAGGCCTGATCCAATGGCTTCCCACCCTGGCCCGGCCCCCCTGGCATCTGTGGGGTTACTCCCTGGGGGGCCGTTTGGCCCTGTACTTGGCCCTCACCTATCCCCATTATTTTGCGCGGGTTATTTTAGAATCCACCTCACCGGGCTTAACCACGGAAGCAGAACGTCAGCAGCGCCGACAGCAAGACCAGGCCTGGATAGAACAACTCCAAAGTCGGCCCTTCGAGCAATTTTTAAAAAACTGGTACGCTCAAGCCCTTTTTCAATCTCTGCGGAGTCATCCTGAATTCCCAGCCCTGTTCCAACAACGCTTAGACAATCGGCCCCAGGCCCTGATCCAATCCCTGCGTTACCTTGGCCTTGGGAATCAACCCAGTCGTTGGCCTGACTTGGCTATGTTGCCGATGCCCGTCCTGCTTTTAGCCGGAGAACAGGATCCAAAATTCTGTCAGCTAAACCGGAAAATGCTGGACTTGATTCCCCAGGGCCAGTTCCATTGCTTTCAACAAGCGGGCCACAACCTCCATTGGGAACAGCCCCAAGCCATTGTTGCCGTCGTCAGAGATTTTTTAAATAGTCACTGA
- a CDS encoding phycobiliprotein lyase, protein MTSPVLTASSLETLATSFFQQSAGQWHSQRRYYTLNPTIETQEVESEIQVRFLLPDCPELEHLAKLHGLEDSRPFVCGTHVSWRSSYPGQTRKPGKGETLFGVRGNLLYRDRGFATPKPIMALYNFSNAQTMTLRSEYGGSVFEEELKLISQQYRTRQTIISRAGEEQMIGQYLEKRLS, encoded by the coding sequence ATGACGTCCCCCGTGCTGACTGCTTCATCCTTGGAAACCCTGGCCACCTCTTTTTTTCAGCAGAGTGCTGGCCAGTGGCATTCCCAACGCCGTTACTACACCCTCAATCCCACCATTGAAACCCAAGAGGTGGAAAGTGAAATCCAGGTGCGGTTTTTGCTGCCCGATTGTCCAGAATTAGAACATTTAGCCAAATTGCACGGCTTAGAGGACTCCCGGCCCTTTGTCTGCGGCACCCATGTCAGTTGGCGCAGTAGCTATCCAGGACAGACCCGCAAGCCGGGTAAAGGCGAAACCCTGTTTGGAGTGCGGGGTAATCTCTTGTACCGAGACCGGGGCTTTGCCACTCCCAAGCCGATTATGGCCCTCTATAACTTTTCCAATGCTCAAACCATGACCCTGCGCAGTGAGTACGGTGGTTCGGTATTTGAGGAGGAACTCAAATTGATCAGCCAACAGTACCGCACACGGCAAACGATTATTTCCCGAGCTGGCGAAGAGCAAATGATTGGCCAATACCTGGAAAAACGCCTCAGTTAA
- the murG gene encoding undecaprenyldiphospho-muramoylpentapeptide beta-N-acetylglucosaminyltransferase, with amino-acid sequence MTEPTRLLIAASGTGGHLFPALALAQQLPDYQIEWLGVPNRLEQTLVPQDYPLHTITVTGFQGKPSLKTLKILGQLIGAIFQVRRLLQERRIDVVCSTGGYIAGPTILAAKSLGIPVILHESNFIPGKVTYWLGRWCHCVAIGFAGTAKYLPKITTHWVGTPVREPFRSPQPLDLPISPERCLIVVAGGSQGALPLNQRVRPCIPAWVAAGAEIIHLTGQNDPEAETFQHPHYQALPFYDNMAGLLQRADLAISRAGAGTLTELAITQTPAILIPYPFAAEDHQSYNARVFAEAGAAEVYPQRELTSDQLEQQVLALLQNPDQRRAMAEASRRLAIVDSAEQLAVLVRASLN; translated from the coding sequence ATGACTGAGCCGACTCGCCTACTGATTGCCGCCAGTGGTACCGGGGGCCATTTATTTCCGGCCTTGGCCCTGGCCCAGCAGTTGCCCGATTACCAGATCGAATGGCTCGGCGTTCCTAACCGCTTGGAACAAACCCTGGTGCCACAGGACTATCCCCTGCATACCATTACCGTCACGGGTTTCCAGGGGAAACCCAGTCTGAAAACCCTTAAAATTCTGGGCCAATTGATTGGTGCGATCTTCCAGGTGCGTCGTCTGCTCCAGGAGCGTCGCATTGATGTGGTGTGTAGCACTGGTGGCTATATTGCCGGGCCCACGATTTTGGCCGCCAAAAGTTTGGGCATTCCCGTCATTCTCCACGAATCCAATTTTATTCCGGGGAAAGTCACCTACTGGCTGGGGCGCTGGTGCCATTGTGTGGCCATTGGCTTTGCAGGCACGGCAAAATATCTGCCTAAAATAACGACCCACTGGGTGGGGACTCCTGTCCGAGAACCCTTTCGCTCTCCCCAGCCCCTAGACCTGCCCATTTCCCCAGAGCGTTGTTTAATCGTAGTGGCGGGAGGCTCCCAAGGGGCCCTGCCCCTGAATCAACGGGTGCGGCCCTGTATTCCGGCTTGGGTGGCCGCTGGGGCCGAAATTATCCACTTGACCGGCCAGAACGATCCAGAAGCCGAAACCTTTCAGCATCCCCATTACCAGGCCCTGCCTTTCTACGACAACATGGCCGGTCTCCTGCAACGGGCCGATCTAGCCATTAGCCGAGCCGGAGCCGGAACCTTAACGGAATTGGCTATTACCCAAACCCCGGCAATCCTCATTCCCTATCCCTTTGCCGCCGAAGACCACCAAAGTTATAATGCGCGCGTCTTTGCAGAGGCCGGGGCCGCCGAGGTTTATCCCCAGCGAGAACTCACCAGCGACCAATTAGAACAGCAAGTATTGGCATTACTCCAGAACCCCGACCAACGCCGGGCCATGGCCGAAGCCAGTCGTCGTTTAGCCATCGTTGATAGTGCCGAGCAGTTGGCCGTTTTAGTCAGGGCCAGTCTTAACTGA
- a CDS encoding alpha/beta fold hydrolase, with protein MSLSFKPPWFLRSGLAMTLYTALGAQRQGFQQLALGEPLYEAQVLFGAGGVPLFTWLARPARPKGTLIATYGITGDLENQWFLRLLGQQAYRQGYAVLLFDWRGHGKTAPLSPTLTSDGLYEGEDFVHLAAQAKALGCPAPFWLAGYSLGGQLALWGIYKSQSVQDWGPQLAIQSEEIAGGVALCPSLESERSLRYLMAHPIGRFLEQRITQNLKQLAHQLYQYHPQAFNPVAIERANSIWSFDQELVIGRLGFASVPDYYQASSALTLLPQLHKPTLILYAADDPLFDPTLIPELQAIAQGNPALDLALTQYGGHVGYISSRPCQAEWGDPDPWWAIHRTLHWLQAGTSAIQASRANWGLVPSPG; from the coding sequence ATGTCTTTATCGTTTAAACCACCTTGGTTCCTGCGTTCAGGCCTGGCAATGACCCTCTACACGGCCCTCGGGGCTCAACGTCAGGGCTTTCAGCAATTGGCCCTAGGAGAACCGCTCTACGAAGCTCAGGTTTTGTTCGGGGCCGGCGGTGTGCCGCTGTTTACTTGGTTGGCCCGACCGGCCCGACCCAAGGGAACCCTGATTGCCACCTACGGCATTACGGGAGACCTAGAGAATCAATGGTTTTTACGTCTGCTAGGCCAGCAGGCCTACCGCCAAGGCTATGCGGTTCTGTTATTTGACTGGCGGGGCCATGGTAAGACGGCTCCATTGTCGCCGACCCTGACCTCTGATGGCCTCTACGAGGGCGAGGATTTTGTCCACCTAGCGGCCCAGGCCAAGGCCTTGGGGTGTCCGGCCCCTTTCTGGTTAGCAGGCTATTCCCTGGGGGGCCAATTGGCCCTGTGGGGGATCTACAAATCTCAATCGGTGCAGGATTGGGGGCCGCAACTAGCGATCCAAAGTGAAGAGATTGCCGGTGGGGTAGCCCTCTGTCCCAGCCTGGAGTCGGAACGTTCCCTGCGTTATCTCATGGCCCATCCCATTGGGCGTTTCTTGGAACAGCGCATTACCCAAAATCTCAAGCAGTTGGCCCACCAGCTTTATCAGTACCATCCCCAGGCCTTTAATCCGGTGGCCATTGAACGGGCCAATAGCATCTGGAGCTTTGACCAGGAGTTGGTGATCGGCCGCCTGGGGTTTGCGTCGGTGCCGGACTACTACCAAGCCAGTAGCGCTCTGACCTTGTTGCCCCAACTCCATAAGCCTACCCTGATTCTTTACGCCGCCGATGACCCCCTTTTTGACCCGACCCTGATCCCGGAACTGCAAGCTATCGCGCAAGGCAATCCCGCCCTAGACCTGGCCCTTACCCAATACGGGGGCCATGTGGGCTACATCAGCAGTCGGCCCTGTCAAGCAGAGTGGGGAGATCCCGACCCGTGGTGGGCCATCCATCGGACGCTCCACTGGCTCCAGGCCGGGACATCTGCCATTCAAGCTTCTCGCGCTAACTGGGGTCTGGTTCCGTCACCAGGGTAA
- a CDS encoding Na+/H+ antiporter yields the protein MGIEANPVNFSESLEPFLIVLSVSLSVATLSRTVPLLRKIPYTLLLVMVGMGLAFIDVRLVNLSPELILEIFLPPLLFEAAWNLSWRKLKANWFAITLLAIIGVIISVLGISLALNYFNGMALPIALLVGAALSATDPVSVVALFKELGASKKLTTLMEGESLFNDGVAVVAFLLLVGIPLGTETFSLSGTVAHFFTFVGIGVGIGLAIGFSLSLLTQRFDLPFVEQSLTLVAAYGAYLLAEELGGSGVISVVVVGIVLGNYGSRIGMNPRTRLIVSIFWEFVAFFVNSIIFLLIGDQIRFANLASHLPLIGVAILAMVLTRLVSVFGLSTLGNWLAQSNIRWQEQTVLWWGGLRGSVSIALALSVPQSIAFRQELIDIVFGVVLFTLLVQGLTMQFVLKSLDLIGDQPLRQEYAELVSRQLALMRVLAKLEQKDNFPEIDAELFRYKQELVEGQLASVKDKLQALMQSHPQLKEVAAKKFDTQLLDIEAETYAELIREGRLDENLAPVLITLVTEPDPS from the coding sequence GTGGGTATTGAAGCCAATCCCGTGAATTTTTCTGAAAGCCTAGAGCCCTTCCTCATTGTGCTTTCAGTTTCCCTAAGCGTTGCAACCCTCTCCCGCACCGTTCCCCTGCTCCGTAAGATTCCCTATACCCTGCTGTTGGTGATGGTGGGCATGGGCCTGGCCTTTATCGACGTACGCTTGGTCAATCTATCGCCGGAACTGATCCTAGAAATTTTTTTACCGCCTCTGCTCTTTGAAGCGGCCTGGAATTTATCCTGGCGGAAGCTCAAGGCCAATTGGTTTGCCATTACCCTCTTGGCTATTATCGGGGTCATTATCTCCGTCCTAGGCATTTCCTTAGCCCTCAACTATTTCAACGGTATGGCCCTGCCCATTGCCTTGCTGGTAGGAGCGGCCCTCTCCGCAACCGACCCGGTCTCGGTGGTGGCCCTGTTTAAGGAACTCGGGGCCAGTAAAAAACTAACGACCTTGATGGAGGGGGAAAGCCTTTTCAATGATGGCGTGGCCGTGGTGGCCTTTTTATTGTTGGTGGGCATTCCCCTGGGCACGGAAACCTTCTCCCTGTCAGGAACCGTGGCCCATTTCTTTACCTTTGTGGGTATTGGGGTTGGTATTGGCCTAGCCATTGGGTTTAGCCTATCTCTACTGACTCAACGCTTTGATTTACCCTTTGTGGAGCAGTCCTTGACCCTGGTAGCGGCCTACGGGGCCTATCTCCTGGCGGAGGAACTCGGTGGCTCAGGGGTGATTTCAGTCGTGGTAGTAGGCATTGTGCTGGGTAACTACGGCTCACGCATTGGCATGAATCCCCGCACACGGCTGATTGTCAGTATTTTTTGGGAATTTGTGGCTTTTTTCGTCAATTCCATTATCTTTTTGCTGATTGGCGATCAAATTCGTTTTGCCAACTTGGCGAGTCATCTTCCCTTAATCGGCGTGGCTATTCTCGCAATGGTACTGACCCGTTTGGTGAGTGTCTTCGGCCTAAGCACCCTGGGGAATTGGTTGGCCCAGAGTAATATCCGTTGGCAAGAACAAACGGTTCTCTGGTGGGGCGGTTTACGGGGCTCGGTGTCCATTGCCTTGGCCCTAAGCGTGCCCCAGAGTATCGCCTTTCGCCAAGAATTGATTGATATTGTCTTTGGGGTGGTGTTGTTTACCCTGCTGGTACAAGGCCTAACGATGCAATTCGTGCTCAAATCCCTAGACTTGATCGGAGACCAACCCCTGCGGCAGGAATACGCGGAACTGGTGTCTCGGCAACTGGCCCTGATGCGGGTACTGGCCAAACTGGAACAAAAGGATAATTTTCCCGAAATTGATGCGGAACTGTTCCGTTACAAGCAGGAACTGGTGGAGGGCCAACTAGCCAGTGTGAAAGATAAACTCCAGGCCCTTATGCAAAGCCACCCTCAACTCAAAGAGGTAGCGGCCAAAAAGTTCGACACCCAACTGCTGGATATCGAAGCCGAAACTTACGCTGAGCTGATTCGAGAAGGACGTCTGGATGAAAATCTGGCCCCGGTGCTGATTACCCTGGTGACGGAACCAGACCCCAGTTAG
- a CDS encoding HAD-IA family hydrolase: MIITDLNDLLSAPEATAPPRVIFFDAMGTLFGLRQTVGEIYGAIAARHGVTVEPSALTTAFFETFRSAPPLAFGEANAEKLARLEFQWWYRLAAQAFIQVGLLSQFANFETFFQELYNHFATTAPWILYPDVLPTLQYWQARGVTLSVISNFDSRLEQILRLLGLDSYFTTILYSSRCAVAKPHRQIFYQALALHETEAIQAWHIGDSPQEDYYGAQTAGLKAFLLERAPA, encoded by the coding sequence ATGATTATTACTGACCTAAACGACCTCCTCAGCGCCCCCGAGGCGACGGCCCCGCCCCGAGTCATTTTTTTTGATGCCATGGGCACCCTATTTGGCCTACGGCAAACCGTGGGGGAAATCTATGGGGCCATTGCAGCCCGCCATGGGGTAACGGTGGAGCCATCGGCCCTGACCACAGCTTTTTTTGAAACTTTTCGTAGTGCGCCCCCCCTAGCCTTTGGGGAGGCGAATGCAGAAAAATTAGCCCGCTTAGAATTTCAGTGGTGGTATCGGTTGGCCGCCCAAGCCTTTATCCAAGTGGGTCTGTTGTCCCAGTTCGCTAACTTTGAGACTTTTTTCCAGGAACTGTACAACCATTTTGCCACTACTGCCCCCTGGATTCTCTATCCTGATGTCTTGCCGACTCTCCAGTATTGGCAAGCTCGGGGCGTGACCCTGAGTGTGATTTCTAATTTTGACAGCCGACTGGAGCAAATCCTGCGCCTACTGGGCTTAGATAGCTACTTTACGACCATTCTCTACTCCTCCCGCTGTGCCGTGGCCAAACCCCATCGTCAGATCTTTTACCAGGCCCTGGCCCTGCACGAAACAGAAGCGATCCAGGCCTGGCATATCGGCGATAGCCCCCAGGAGGACTACTACGGTGCCCAGACCGCAGGATTGAAAGCTTTTTTGCTAGAACGAGCCCCAGCCTAA
- a CDS encoding NAD(P)/FAD-dependent oxidoreductase, which translates to MTEPRSRICILGGGFGGLYTALRLSQLPWEPVSVPEITLIDRQDRFLFAPFLYELMSDEMQTWEIAPPFTELLAGTNIKFVQGEVTRIDIPQKQVELQDASAMGYDYLVIALGGQMPVPNIPGIKDYALGFRTLGDAYRVKERLRQLEQSLAEKIRIAVVGGGYSGVELACKLSDRLGERGRIRLIERSSTILGTSPESNRLAAQAALSEKGVWLDLETEVCQLEAQALTLRYKGQEDRIPVDLVLWTVGTQVSELIQALPLPHNSQGRLTTNTCLQVMDFPHLFALGDAADCRDATGQGVPATAQVAFQQADYCAWNLWALMTQRPLLPFRYQALGEMLSLGTDTATLSGLGLQLSGPAAVIARRLVYLYRFPTWQHQLTVGLNWLTQPLFKLLQT; encoded by the coding sequence ATGACTGAACCGCGTTCACGTATCTGCATTCTCGGTGGCGGGTTTGGTGGCCTCTATACAGCCCTCCGCCTGAGCCAACTTCCCTGGGAACCGGTCTCTGTACCGGAAATTACCCTGATTGACCGCCAAGACCGTTTTCTCTTTGCGCCGTTTCTCTACGAACTGATGAGCGATGAGATGCAAACGTGGGAAATTGCTCCTCCCTTTACGGAACTGTTGGCGGGAACCAATATAAAGTTTGTGCAAGGGGAAGTGACCCGGATTGATATTCCTCAAAAACAAGTTGAACTGCAAGACGCATCGGCAATGGGCTACGACTACCTGGTCATTGCCCTCGGGGGCCAAATGCCCGTGCCAAATATCCCTGGAATTAAAGACTATGCCCTGGGCTTCCGTACTCTAGGGGATGCCTATCGAGTTAAGGAAAGATTGCGCCAGTTGGAACAATCCCTCGCTGAAAAAATCCGGATTGCGGTGGTGGGCGGTGGCTACAGTGGAGTGGAACTGGCCTGTAAGTTGAGTGACCGTCTGGGAGAACGGGGCCGGATTCGTTTAATCGAACGGAGTAGCACAATCCTGGGTACTTCCCCAGAGTCCAATCGTCTGGCGGCCCAAGCGGCCTTATCCGAGAAAGGTGTTTGGTTGGATCTCGAAACAGAGGTGTGTCAGCTTGAAGCCCAGGCCCTGACCCTGCGCTACAAGGGCCAAGAAGATCGCATTCCCGTGGATTTAGTACTGTGGACGGTGGGAACCCAGGTTTCTGAGCTGATCCAGGCCCTGCCTCTGCCCCACAACAGCCAGGGCCGATTGACGACTAATACCTGCCTCCAGGTGATGGACTTTCCCCATCTCTTTGCCCTCGGTGATGCGGCCGATTGTCGAGATGCGACGGGCCAAGGCGTTCCTGCCACGGCCCAGGTGGCCTTCCAGCAGGCGGACTACTGCGCTTGGAATCTTTGGGCCTTAATGACCCAGCGTCCCCTCTTGCCCTTCCGCTACCAGGCCCTGGGGGAAATGTTATCGTTGGGAACTGATACGGCCACCCTGAGTGGTCTGGGTCTCCAACTGTCGGGCCCTGCCGCTGTCATTGCCCGTCGTTTGGTCTATCTCTACCGTTTTCCCACCTGGCAACACCAACTCACCGTTGGACTGAATTGGTTAACTCAGCCCCTGTTCAAACTGCTCCAGACCTAG
- a CDS encoding type 1 glutamine amidotransferase, giving the protein MTMELRIGWLYPTLMSTYGDRGNVICLQRRAQWRGFSVEIVALDQPAEASAFRQVDVIVGGGAQDRQQEIVMRDLRGAKAEALREQLEANTPGVFTCGSPQLLGHYYEPAQGQRIEGLGLLDLVSKHPGPQAKRCIGNVVFEITAEPLAQELRALTGESPIVIGFENHGGRTYLQSVAPLGKVSKGYGNNGEDGYEGAFYRQAIATYAHGPLLPKNPFIADWLLKKALERKYQTEVALAPLEDQLANQARAAMLKRLE; this is encoded by the coding sequence ATGACCATGGAGTTAAGAATTGGCTGGCTCTATCCGACCCTGATGAGTACCTACGGGGACCGCGGTAACGTGATTTGTTTGCAACGACGAGCTCAGTGGCGCGGTTTTTCGGTGGAAATTGTTGCCCTAGACCAACCAGCCGAGGCCAGTGCCTTTCGTCAGGTAGATGTGATCGTTGGTGGTGGGGCTCAAGACCGGCAACAGGAAATTGTCATGCGCGATCTGCGCGGGGCCAAGGCCGAGGCCCTGCGAGAACAACTGGAAGCCAACACTCCAGGGGTTTTTACCTGTGGCTCGCCCCAATTATTAGGCCATTATTACGAACCCGCCCAGGGCCAGCGCATTGAAGGGTTGGGCCTACTGGATTTAGTCAGTAAACATCCCGGCCCCCAGGCCAAACGCTGTATCGGCAATGTTGTCTTTGAGATCACGGCCGAACCGCTGGCCCAGGAATTGCGGGCCTTGACGGGGGAATCCCCAATTGTGATTGGCTTTGAAAACCACGGGGGACGAACCTATCTGCAATCCGTGGCTCCCCTTGGTAAGGTCAGCAAGGGTTACGGTAATAACGGTGAAGATGGGTACGAAGGGGCCTTTTATCGTCAGGCCATTGCGACCTACGCCCATGGCCCTCTACTGCCGAAAAATCCTTTTATTGCGGATTGGTTACTGAAAAAGGCCCTGGAGCGAAAATATCAAACGGAAGTGGCCCTAGCGCCTCTAGAGGATCAACTCGCTAACCAGGCCCGGGCCGCTATGCTTAAGCGTCTTGAATAG
- the hisD gene encoding histidinol dehydrogenase has translation MIRILKLSTLTSAELAKLHRRSELDIDQVLPIAQQVIDRIRQGGDEGVIHYARQFDYAGATPDNLRVSEAEFAEAEQQLDPDLRRAVDHAFRNIEKVHQGQMPAPMHLAEIEPGVFAGEKITPIPRVGLYVPRGKGAFPSMMLMLAVPAQVAGVKKIVVCTPPDSQGKVEPVSLVAARMAGVSEVYKLGGIQALAAMAQGTETVSKVDKLIGPCSIYGAAAKRILFGSVDVGLPAGPSESIVLADDSTDPRLAAIDLLIEAEHGPDSAALLVTHSETLAQRVQGHLETYLQQLPSWRREFCEAGLAAYGGILLTDSLQASLDFINEYAPEHLELLVADPLALVGKIDNAGEILLGVHTPSSAATYAIGVNAVLPTGGFARSYSAVSVFDFLKRSTLAYLTPEGFAGVKETVKTLAHYEDFPAHALALQVREDLAQP, from the coding sequence GTGATCCGCATTCTCAAGCTCTCAACCCTGACATCAGCCGAATTGGCCAAGCTCCACCGGCGCTCAGAACTGGATATTGACCAAGTTCTACCTATCGCCCAACAAGTGATTGACCGTATTCGTCAGGGGGGAGATGAGGGGGTGATTCACTATGCTCGTCAATTTGACTATGCTGGGGCCACCCCTGATAATTTGCGGGTAAGCGAAGCGGAATTTGCAGAAGCGGAGCAACAGCTAGATCCAGACCTACGTCGAGCCGTAGATCATGCCTTTCGGAATATCGAAAAAGTTCACCAGGGCCAAATGCCGGCTCCGATGCATTTAGCCGAAATTGAACCCGGTGTATTTGCCGGTGAAAAAATTACCCCGATTCCCCGAGTGGGCCTGTACGTACCGCGGGGCAAAGGGGCCTTTCCCTCCATGATGTTGATGTTGGCCGTTCCGGCTCAGGTGGCCGGCGTCAAAAAAATTGTGGTTTGTACGCCACCAGATTCCCAGGGTAAGGTTGAGCCAGTTTCCCTGGTGGCGGCCCGGATGGCGGGGGTCTCTGAAGTTTACAAATTGGGAGGCATTCAGGCCCTCGCGGCTATGGCCCAGGGAACAGAAACCGTTTCTAAAGTAGATAAACTGATTGGCCCCTGTAGTATCTACGGCGCGGCGGCGAAACGCATTCTTTTTGGCTCCGTAGATGTGGGCCTACCGGCCGGCCCTAGTGAATCGATTGTGCTCGCGGATGACAGCACCGATCCTCGCCTAGCGGCCATTGATTTATTGATTGAAGCGGAACATGGCCCAGATTCAGCGGCCCTTTTGGTGACCCACTCCGAGACCTTGGCCCAGCGAGTCCAGGGCCATCTTGAGACCTATCTCCAGCAACTGCCCTCCTGGCGGAGGGAATTCTGTGAAGCGGGTCTAGCGGCCTACGGTGGGATTTTGTTAACCGATAGCCTCCAGGCCTCCCTCGATTTTATTAATGAGTACGCCCCGGAACATCTAGAACTCCTAGTTGCAGACCCCCTGGCCCTGGTCGGAAAAATTGACAATGCCGGGGAAATTTTACTGGGAGTGCATACACCTTCTTCGGCAGCTACCTATGCCATTGGCGTGAATGCAGTTTTGCCCACTGGTGGCTTTGCCCGTTCCTATTCAGCGGTATCAGTGTTTGATTTTCTCAAACGTTCGACTCTGGCTTATCTAACCCCTGAAGGTTTTGCTGGTGTGAAAGAAACAGTGAAAACCTTGGCCCATTACGAAGATTTTCCGGCCCATGCCCTGGCTCTCCAAGTCCGTGAAGATTTAGCTCAACCATGA
- a CDS encoding YbaB/EbfC family nucleoid-associated protein — protein MTQGKQGFGFGLGKIKELQAAFQKAQQVQEGAKLLQEELEQMVIEGKSADGLVTVTMSGNQEPIGISLSASAMENGPEALAQSITEAMKAAYAESTETMRSKMEELTSGLNLPGL, from the coding sequence AAGGTAAACAGGGATTTGGCTTCGGCCTCGGCAAAATTAAAGAATTACAAGCCGCTTTTCAGAAAGCCCAGCAGGTACAAGAGGGCGCCAAACTGCTCCAAGAAGAATTAGAGCAAATGGTAATTGAGGGCAAAAGTGCTGATGGCCTGGTGACGGTAACCATGAGCGGCAACCAAGAACCCATCGGTATTAGTCTCTCTGCTTCCGCCATGGAAAATGGCCCGGAGGCCTTGGCTCAATCGATTACCGAAGCGATGAAGGCCGCCTACGCCGAATCGACGGAAACCATGCGCTCTAAAATGGAAGAGCTGACCAGTGGCCTGAATTTACCGGGTCTGTAG